A genomic region of Caenorhabditis elegans chromosome V contains the following coding sequences:
- the pyc-1 gene encoding Pyruvate carboxylase subunit B (Confirmed by transcript evidence) codes for MITDTTFRDAHQSLLATRVRTYDMAAISPFVAQSFNGLFSLENWGGATFDVSMRFLHECPWERLQTLRKLIPNIPFQCLLRGANAMGYSNYPDNVIYKFCELAVKNGMDVFRVFDSLNYLPNLLVGMEAVGKAGGVVEAAIAYTGDVTDKSRDKYDLKYYLNLADQLVKAQAHILSIKDMAGVLKPEAAKLLIGALRDKFPDIPIHVHTHDTSGAGVAAMLECAKAGADVVDAAVDSMSGMTSQPSMGAIVASLQGTKHDTGLSLDDISKYSAYWESTRQLYAPFECATTMKSGNADVYKHEIPGGQYTNLQFQAFSLGLGPQFDEVKRMYREANLVLGDIIKVTPSSKIVGDLAQFMVQNNLTRETLVDRADDLSFPKSVVDFMQGNVGQPPYGFPEPLRTKVLRGKPKVDGRPGENAKPVDLDAVKVELEEKHGRTLSEEDVMSYSMFPTVFDEFETFRQQYGPVDKLPTRLFLTGLEIAEEVDVEIESGKTLAIQLLAEGKLNKRGEREVFFDLNGQMRSIFVVDKEASKEIVTRPRALPGVRGHIGAPMPGDVLELKIKEGDKVTKKQPLFVLSAMKMEMVIDSPIAGTVKAIHAPQGTKCSAGDLVVEVEP; via the exons ATGATCACTGATACTACATTCAG agatGCACATCAATCTCTTCTTGCAACACGAGTACGTACCTATGATATGGCTGCTATTTCACCTTTTGTTGCCCAATCATTCAATGGTCTCTTCTCACTTGAAAACTGGGGAGGAGCTACTTTCGATGTTTCCATGCGCTTCCTCCACGAGTGTCCATGGGAACGTCTTCAAACTCTTCGCAAACTGATTCCAAATATTCCATTCCAATGTCTTCTGCGAGGTGCCAATGCTATGGGATATTCAAATTATCCTGATAACGTTATTTACAAGTTCTGCGAGTTGGCGGTGAAAAATGGAATGGATGTGTTCCGTGTATTTGATTCACTGAACTATCTTCCAAATCTTCTCGTCGGAATGGAAGCCGTTGGAAAGGCCGGTGGAGTTGTTGAAGCTGCTATCGCATACACTGGAGATGTTACCGATAAGTCTCGTGACAAATACGACCTCAAATACTATTTGAACTTGGCTGATCAACTTGTCAAAGCTCAAGCGCATATTCTTTCTATCAAGGATATGGCTGGAGTTCTGAAACCGGAAGCTGCCAAGTTGTTGATTGGCGCTCTCCGAGACAAGTTCCCAGATATTCCAATTCACGTTCATACCCACGATACATCTGGAGCTGGAGTTGCTGCTATGCTTGAGTGTGCCAAAGCTGGAGCTGATGTGGTCGATGCTGCAGTTGATAGCATGAGTGGAATGACTTCTCAGCCTTCAATGGGAGCTATTGTAGCTAGTCTTCAAGGAACTAAACATGATACTG GTCTTTCTCTTGatgacatttcaaaatattctgcATACTGGGAGTCAACTCGTCAACTCTATGCTCCATTCGAATGTGCCACCACCATGAAAAGTGGAAATGCCGATGTTTACAAGCACGAAATTCCAGGAGGACAGTACACGAACTTGCAATTCCAAGCATTCTCTCTCGGACTTGGGCCACAGTTCGATGAAGTCAAGCGTATGTATCGTGAAGCTAATCTTGTTCTTGGCGACATAATTAAAGTTACGCCATCATCCAAGATTGTCGGTGACTTGGCTCAGTTTATGGTGCAAAACAACTTGACTCGCGAAACTCTTGTCGACCGTGCCGATGATCTATCCTTCCCAAAAAGTGTCGTTGATTTCATGCAAGGAAATGTCGGACAACCTCCATATGGATTCCCTGAGCCATTGAGAACTAAAGTCCTTCGTGGAAAGCCAAAAGTCGATGGAAGGCCAGGAGAAAATGCTAAGCCAGTTGATCTAGATGCTGTGAAGGTCGAACTTGAAGAGAAACATGGACGTACTTTGTCTGAAGAAGATGTGATGTCATATTCGATGTTCCCAACGGTTTTCGATGAGTTTGAGACTTTCCGTCAACAATATGGACCAGTTGATAAGCTGCCAACGAGACTCTTCTTGACTGGATTGGAGATTGCGGAAGAAGTTGAT gttGAAATCGAGAGTGGAAAAACTCTTGCAATTCAATTGCTCGCTGAAGGAAAACTAAACAAGCGTGGAGAACGCGAAGTCTTCTTTGATCTCAATGGACAAATGAGAAGTATCTTCGTGGTTGACAAGGAAGCTTCCAAGGAAATTGTAACTCGCCCAAGAGCTCTCCCAGGTGTCCGTGGACATATTGGAGCACCAATGCCAGGAGATgttttggagctgaaaatcAAGGAAGGCGACAAG GTTACCAAGAAGCAACCCCTATTTGTGCTTTCCGCCATGAAAATGGAGATGGTCATCGACTCTCCAATTGCTGGAACCGTCAAGGCTATCCATGCACCACAAGGAACCAAATGTAGTGCCGGAGACTTGGTAGTTGAAGTTGAACCATGA
- the pyc-1 gene encoding Pyruvate carboxylase 1 (Confirmed by transcript evidence) — MRFSRIPPIFANVVRQTHYRNYANGVIKPREFNKVMVANRGEIAIRVFRALTELNKTSVAIYAEQDKNSMHRLKADEAYLVGKGLPPVAAYLTIDQIIETALKHNIDAIHPGYGFLSERSDFAAACQNAGIVFIGPSPDVMARMGDKVAARQAAIEAGVQVVPGTPGPITTADEAVEFAKQYGTPIILKAAYGGGGRGIRRVDKLEEVEEAFRRSYSEAQAAFGDGSLFVEKFVERPRHIEVQLLGDHHGNIVHLYERDCSVQRRHQKVVEIAPAPALPEGVREKILADALRLARHVGYQNAGTVEFLVDQKGNYYFIEVNARLQVEHTVTEEITGVDLVQAQIRIAEGKSLDDLKLSQETIQTTGSAIQCRVTTEDPAKGFQPDSGRIEVFRSGEGMGIRLDSASAFAGSVISPHYDSLMVKVIASARNHPNAAAKMIRALKKFRIRGVKTNIPFLLNVLRQPSFLDASVDTYFIDEHPELFQFKPSQNRAQKLLNYLGEVKVNGPTTPLATDLKPAVVSPPIPYIPAGAKPPTGLRDVLVQRGPTEFAKEVRSRPGCMITDTTFRDAHQSLLATRVRTYDMAAISPFVAQSFNGLFSLENWGGATFDVSMRFLHECPWERLQTLRKLIPNIPFQCLLRGANAMGYSNYPDNVIYKFCELAVKNGMDVFRVFDSLNYLPNLLVGMEAVGKAGGVVEAAIAYTGDVTDKSRDKYDLKYYLNLADQLVKAQAHILSIKDMAGVLKPEAAKLLIGALRDKFPDIPIHVHTHDTSGAGVAAMLECAKAGADVVDAAVDSMSGMTSQPSMGAIVASLQGTKHDTGLSLDDISKYSAYWESTRQLYAPFECATTMKSGNADVYKHEIPGGQYTNLQFQAFSLGLGPQFDEVKRMYREANLVLGDIIKVTPSSKIVGDLAQFMVQNNLTRETLVDRADDLSFPKSVVDFMQGNVGQPPYGFPEPLRTKVLRGKPKVDGRPGENAKPVDLDAVKVELEEKHGRTLSEEDVMSYSMFPTVFDEFETFRQQYGPVDKLPTRLFLTGLEIAEEVDVEIESGKTLAIQLLAEGKLNKRGEREVFFDLNGQMRSIFVVDKEASKEIVTRPRALPGVRGHIGAPMPGDVLELKIKEGDKVTKKQPLFVLSAMKMEMVIDSPIAGTVKAIHAPQGTKCSAGDLVVEVEP, encoded by the exons ATGCGGTTCTCCCGCATCCCACCGATCTTCGCTAATGTCGTCCGACAGACACATTATCGTAACTATGCCAATGGAGTTATCAAACCAAGAGAATTCAACAAG gttatgGTGGCCAATCGTGGAGAAATTGCAATCCGTGTGTTCCGTGCCCTCACAGAATTGAACAAAACTTCTGTTGCGATTTACGCCGAGCAGGACAAAAACTCGATGCATCGTCTGAAAGCTGACGAAGCCTATCTTGTAGGAAAAGGTCTTCCACCGGTTGCTGCTTATCTGACTATTGACCAGATTATAGAAACTGCCCTGAAG CACAACATTGATGCTATTCATCCCGGATATGGATTTCTGTCAGAGCGATCTGACTTTGCAGCTGCTTGTCAAAATGCAGGAATAGTGTTCATTGGTCCTAGCCCCGACGTTATGGCTCGAATGGGAGACAAAGTTGCTGCTCGTCAAGCTGCCATTGAAGCTGGTGTTCAAGTCGTTCCAGGAACTCCTGGACCAATTACAACTGCTGATGAAGCTGTCGAATTTGCAAAGCAGTACGGTACACCAATTATTTTGAAGGCCGCTTATGGAGGAGGTGGTCGTGGAATTCGTCGTGTTGATAAATTGGAAGAAGTTGAAGAGGCATTCCGTAGATCCTACTCGGAAGCTCAAGCTGCGTTTGGAGACGGAAGTCTTTTCGTTGAAAAGTTTGTTGAGAGACCAAGACATATTGAAGTTCAGCTGCTTG gagaCCATCATGGAAATATTGTTCATTTGTATGAGCGTGATTGTTCAGTGCAACGTCGTCATCAAAAGGTTGTTGAAATTGCTCCAGCGCCAGCTCTCCCAGAAGGTGTTCgtgagaaaattttggcagaCGCTCTTCGACTTGCAAGACATGTTGGATACCAAAATGCTGGTACAGTCGAATTCCTGGTTGATCAGAAGGGCAACTACTATTTCATCGAAGTGAATGCACGTCTTCAAGTCGAGCATACAGTAACTGAAGAGATCACTGGTGTGGATCTTGTCCAAGCTCAAATTCGTATCGCCGAAGGAAAATCTCTGGATGATCTGAAGCTTTCACAGGAAACTATTCAAACTACTGGCTCAGCTATTCAATGTCGTGTCACAACTGAAGATCCAGCTAAAGGATTCCAGCCAGATTCCGGAAGAATTGAAGTTTTCCGATCCGGAGAGGGAATGGGAATTCGTCTTGATTCAGCATCTGCCTTCGCAGGATCAGTCATTTCACCTCACTACGATTCTTTGATGGTCAAAGTAATTGCATCGGCTAGAAATCATCCGAACGCTGCCGCAAAAATGATTCGTGCCCTCAAAAAGTTCCGTATCCGAGGCGTAAAG acaaaCATCCCATTTCTGCTCAACGTTCTTCGCCAGCCCAGCTTCCTTGATGCATCCGTCGATACGTATTTCATTGATGAGCATCCAGAGTTGTTCCAATTCAAACCAAGCCAAAACCGTGCTCAAAAGTTGTTGAACTATTTGGGAGAAGTTAAGGTGAACGGTCCAACTACTCCTCTTGCTACTGACCTGAAACCAGCAGTTGTTTCTCCTCCGATCCCATACATCCCAGCTGGAGCCAAACCGCCGACTGGACTTCGTGATGTACTTGTTCAAAGAGGACCAACTGAGTTTGCAAAGGAAGTTCGCAGTAGACCAGGATGTATGATCACTGATACTACATTCAG agatGCACATCAATCTCTTCTTGCAACACGAGTACGTACCTATGATATGGCTGCTATTTCACCTTTTGTTGCCCAATCATTCAATGGTCTCTTCTCACTTGAAAACTGGGGAGGAGCTACTTTCGATGTTTCCATGCGCTTCCTCCACGAGTGTCCATGGGAACGTCTTCAAACTCTTCGCAAACTGATTCCAAATATTCCATTCCAATGTCTTCTGCGAGGTGCCAATGCTATGGGATATTCAAATTATCCTGATAACGTTATTTACAAGTTCTGCGAGTTGGCGGTGAAAAATGGAATGGATGTGTTCCGTGTATTTGATTCACTGAACTATCTTCCAAATCTTCTCGTCGGAATGGAAGCCGTTGGAAAGGCCGGTGGAGTTGTTGAAGCTGCTATCGCATACACTGGAGATGTTACCGATAAGTCTCGTGACAAATACGACCTCAAATACTATTTGAACTTGGCTGATCAACTTGTCAAAGCTCAAGCGCATATTCTTTCTATCAAGGATATGGCTGGAGTTCTGAAACCGGAAGCTGCCAAGTTGTTGATTGGCGCTCTCCGAGACAAGTTCCCAGATATTCCAATTCACGTTCATACCCACGATACATCTGGAGCTGGAGTTGCTGCTATGCTTGAGTGTGCCAAAGCTGGAGCTGATGTGGTCGATGCTGCAGTTGATAGCATGAGTGGAATGACTTCTCAGCCTTCAATGGGAGCTATTGTAGCTAGTCTTCAAGGAACTAAACATGATACTG GTCTTTCTCTTGatgacatttcaaaatattctgcATACTGGGAGTCAACTCGTCAACTCTATGCTCCATTCGAATGTGCCACCACCATGAAAAGTGGAAATGCCGATGTTTACAAGCACGAAATTCCAGGAGGACAGTACACGAACTTGCAATTCCAAGCATTCTCTCTCGGACTTGGGCCACAGTTCGATGAAGTCAAGCGTATGTATCGTGAAGCTAATCTTGTTCTTGGCGACATAATTAAAGTTACGCCATCATCCAAGATTGTCGGTGACTTGGCTCAGTTTATGGTGCAAAACAACTTGACTCGCGAAACTCTTGTCGACCGTGCCGATGATCTATCCTTCCCAAAAAGTGTCGTTGATTTCATGCAAGGAAATGTCGGACAACCTCCATATGGATTCCCTGAGCCATTGAGAACTAAAGTCCTTCGTGGAAAGCCAAAAGTCGATGGAAGGCCAGGAGAAAATGCTAAGCCAGTTGATCTAGATGCTGTGAAGGTCGAACTTGAAGAGAAACATGGACGTACTTTGTCTGAAGAAGATGTGATGTCATATTCGATGTTCCCAACGGTTTTCGATGAGTTTGAGACTTTCCGTCAACAATATGGACCAGTTGATAAGCTGCCAACGAGACTCTTCTTGACTGGATTGGAGATTGCGGAAGAAGTTGAT gttGAAATCGAGAGTGGAAAAACTCTTGCAATTCAATTGCTCGCTGAAGGAAAACTAAACAAGCGTGGAGAACGCGAAGTCTTCTTTGATCTCAATGGACAAATGAGAAGTATCTTCGTGGTTGACAAGGAAGCTTCCAAGGAAATTGTAACTCGCCCAAGAGCTCTCCCAGGTGTCCGTGGACATATTGGAGCACCAATGCCAGGAGATgttttggagctgaaaatcAAGGAAGGCGACAAG GTTACCAAGAAGCAACCCCTATTTGTGCTTTCCGCCATGAAAATGGAGATGGTCATCGACTCTCCAATTGCTGGAACCGTCAAGGCTATCCATGCACCACAAGGAACCAAATGTAGTGCCGGAGACTTGGTAGTTGAAGTTGAACCATGA